In one window of Bombus fervidus isolate BK054 chromosome 4, iyBomFerv1, whole genome shotgun sequence DNA:
- the Pif1 gene encoding pif1 DNA helicase, translating to MDQDNYSVTCSVTIEKTNSQGSILRKTNHRTVTLRLIRNNLREIFIEVHAEKGSLLTKLSLRSISVFNKFMTEGKASIKFKEENCTLFLSNAPTSQLINFLKTLYIKVSSQSDQIVKNPLKERLLSNKLGHHEEISPVTTTEINKAKEKAIAVSRATITTPSPSAAKKRKRSDESALKSSTAKKLYENPIVGQITEEQSKVLNAVLSGKNVFFTGSAGTGKSFLLKKIIAALPPDVTMATASTGVAACHIGGITLHQFAGIGLGTANLDRCFQMASRNSAAISWRKTKHLIIDEISMVDGDYFDKIEAVARHIRRNERPFGGMQLILCGDFFQLPPVSKENKAKFCFQSSAWKKCVHFNYELQTVHRQTDPEFIKILNNIRIGRVTDDTAEKLKATAKQKIESNGILATRLCSHVNEAEEINQFQLDELKDESKTYMAQDSDSAMTATLNQQLAVPDKLVLKIGAQVMLLKNINVANGLVNGARGVVIKFVENIPVVQFKSGVQYHAKLEKWNLKTSTGSIVHRIQVPLKLAWAFSIHKSQGLTLDCVEMCLARVFDAGQSYVALSRAQSLQSLRVLDFNKQQVWAHSDVLLFYKKFRRNIQEMEMIPLGKKQKI from the coding sequence ATGGATCAAGATAATTATTCAGTGACGTGTTCCGTTACAATCGAAAAGACTAACTCACAAGGTTCAATTTTGAGGAAAACAAATCATCGAACAGTAACTTTACGTTTAATCAGAAATAACcttcgtgaaatttttatcgaagtGCATGCAGAAAAGGGAAGTTTACTGACGAAGTTATCGCTGAGATCTATATCTGTTTTCAATAAGTTTATGACTGAAGGTAAAGCTTCAATCAagtttaaagaagaaaattgtacaCTGTTTTTATCCAACGCACCGACATCgcagttaattaattttttgaaaacatTATACATTAAGGTGTCAAGTCAGTCGGATCAAATAGTAAAAAATCCATTAAAGGAGAGACTACTTTCTAATAAGCTCGGTCACCATGAAGAAATTAGTCCTGTTACAACtactgaaataaataaagctaAAGAAAAGGCTATTGCTGTATCGCGTGCAACGATTACGACACCATCCCCTAGCGCtgctaaaaaaagaaaacggtcGGATGAAAGTGCACTGAAATCGTCCACTGCGAAAAAACTGTATGAAAATCCAATTGTAGGACAAATTACGGAAGAACAAAGTAAAGTTTTAAATGCGGTACTTAGTGGTAAAAATGTGTTTTTTACTGGCAGCGCAGGTACTGGAAAAtcgtttttattgaaaaaaataatagcgGCTCTCCCGCCTGATGTCACGATGGCTACAGCAAGCACAGGAGTAGCGGCATGTCATATAGGTGGAATAACTTTGCATCAATTCGCAGGAATCGGACTAGGAACCGCTAATTTAGATAGATGCTTTCAAATGGCTTCTCGCAATTCTGCTGCTATTTCATGGAGAAAAACAAAACATCTCATTATAGACGAAATTTCTATGGTAGATGGAGACTATTTTGATAAGATTGAAGCTGTAGCTAGACATATTCGTAGAAACGAAAGACCATTTGGTGGAATGCAATTGATATTGTGCGGggatttttttcaattaccaccagtttcaaaagaaaacaaagctaaattttgttttcaaagTAGCGCATGGAAAAAATGTGtacattttaattatgaattacAAACTGTTCATAGACAAACGGATCCTGAATTTATtaagattttaaataatattaggaTAGGTAGAGTGACGGATGACACTGCAGAAAAACTTAAAGCAACAGCTAAACAGAAAATAGAAAGTAATGGCATTTTAGCAACCAGACTTTGTTCTCATGTTAATGAAGCTgaagaaattaatcaatttcaaCTGGATGAGTTGAAAGATGAATCAAAAACTTATATGGCCCAAGACTCTGATTCAGCAATGACTGCCACACTGAATCAGCAATTGGCTGTTCCTGATAAATTAGTATTAAAAATAGGTGCTCAAGTAATgctgttaaaaaatataaatgtcgCTAATGGTTTAGTGAATGGTGCAAGGGGGGtagttattaaatttgtagAGAATATACCTGTAGTTCAGTTTAAATCTGGTGTTCAATATCATGCAAAGCtagaaaaatggaatttaaaaaCAAGTACTGGAAGTATTGTTCATAGGATACAAGTTCCATTAAAATTAGCATGGGCTTTTTCCATTCATAAAAGTCAAGGTTTGACTTTGGATTGTGTTGAAATGTGTCTTGCAAGAGTCTTTGATGCTGGCCAGTCGTATGTAGCCCTTTCGCGGGCACAAAGTTTGCAATCTTTAAGAGttttagattttaataaacaacAAGTATGGGCTCATTCagatgttcttttgttttataaaaaatttaggaGAAATATACAAGAAATGGAAATGATTCCTTTAGGAAAGAAGCAAAAGATATGA